From Vitis vinifera cultivar Pinot Noir 40024 chromosome 5, ASM3070453v1, the proteins below share one genomic window:
- the LOC132253742 gene encoding uncharacterized protein LOC132253742 gives MRMEKHGFISLCHMFREKGWLVDSKHLNVEEKMTMFLMTISHNLRNRLIKNRFQHSSQTIHKYFHEVLVAMVNFSKEMITPPSFNDSSNGISNRRLRQIFKDVVGAIDGTLIHACIPTNQQVPYRGRGRGECFQNVMALCDFDMIFRFVVVGWEGTTHDSRVLTETIRNLQHNFPMPPSEKYYLVDAAYTHSRGFMAPYRNVRYWLSDFRSGGKAVGKEEIFNQCHARLRNVIERAFGVVKARFPILKRMTPYSFTTQTKIVMTCFSIHNFLQQISVADKLFSEYDNEVELESDNANQNQNSTTSSFFAASDQEFMQQFRNQITNELFQVFS, from the exons ATGCGGATGGAAAAACATGGATTTATTTCTCTATGTCACATGTTTCGAGAAAAAGGATGGCTTGTTGACAGTAAACATTTGAATGTTGAAGAGAAAATGACCATGTTTCTTATGACTATTAGTCATAATCTTCGGAATCGATTGATTAAGAATAGATTCCAACACTCAAGTCAAACAATTCATAAATACTTCCATGAGGTTTTAGTGGCCATGGTGAATTTCTCAAAAGAGATGATTACTCCTCCATCATTCAATGATAGTTCAAATGGTATCTCCAATCGTCGGCTAAGACAAATTTTTAAg GATGTTGTTGGTGCAATTGATGGAACTCTTATCCATGCATGTATTCCCACTAATCAACAAGTACCTTATCGAGGTCGTGGGAGAGGAGAGTGTTTTCAAAATGTTATGGCACTTTGTGATTTTGACATGATATTTAGGTTTGTTGTTGTTGGATGGGAAGGAACAACTCATGATTCAAGAGTCTTGACAGAAACTATTCGTAACCTGCAACATAATTTTCCAATGCCCCCATcag aaaaatattatttagtagATGCAGCATACACACACAGTCGAGGTTTTATGGCACCATATCGTAATGTGCGCTATTGGTTGAGTGATTTTCGTAGTGGTGGTAAAGCTGTAGGAAAAGAGGAGATATTCAACCAATGTCATGCAAGATTAAGAAATGTCATTGAACGTGCTTTTGGTGTTGTTAAGGCGCGTTTTCCAATCTTGAAGAGAATGACACCTTATTCGTTTACTACTCAAACAAAAATTGTCATGACATGCTTCTCCattcacaattttcttcaaCAAATCTCAGTTGCggataaattattttctgaATATGACAATGAAGTGGAATTGGAAAGTGACAATgccaatcaaaatcaaaactcaactacAAGCAGTTTTTTTGCAGCATCTGATCAAGAATTCATGCAACAATTCCGAAACCAAATCACAAATGAACTCTTTCAAGTGTTTAGTTAA
- the LOC132253741 gene encoding L10-interacting MYB domain-containing protein-like has protein sequence MSQNIEISRANWTAPIQRKHFIDLCLQEANKGFRSGGGLKSSAWPRIAEELEKLLGKRYTSKQLKNGWDYMKRQYLIWSKMMTMTGHGYNSVTKTFDWPAEKWEEYLQKYPEAKQFRFKPLANVEELEALFGGVLATGSKNWSSGGVIASGAEESSTHSTSMPSETSISLEEDEDLPRNTNDETEGSKKKQKKGKKEQTQEEMYRIVNVLENFEGPTVKECMKILKRLLTYEDPLYYVAINAFCKKKEYREVWMEMESDEERMRWIQGI, from the exons ATGAGTCAAAATATTGAGATTAGTAGGGCAAATTGGACTGCCCCCATccaaagaaaacactttattgaTCTTTGTCTTCAAGAGGCAAACAAAGGCTTTAGATCAGGTGGAGGTTTAAAGTCTAGTGCTTGGCCTCGAATTGCTGAAGAGTTGGAGAAGTTACTTGGAAAACGTTATACTTCAAAACAACTTAAGAATGGGTGGGATTACATGAAAAGACAATATCTCATTTGGAGTAAAATGATGACTATGACAGGACATGGTTACAACTCTGTAACCAAAACTTTTGATTGGCCAGCTGAAAAATGGGAAGAATATCTACAG aaatatcCAGAAGCTAAACAATTCCGTTTTAAACCATTAGCAAATGTGGAAGAATTAGAGGCATTGTTTGGAGGAGTGTTAGCTACTGGGTCTAAAAATTGGAGCTCTGGGGGAGTGATAGCTTCTGGGGCTGAGGAATCATCAACACATTCTACATCTATGCCTAGTGAAACTTCAATTAGTTTAGAAGAAGATGAGGATTTGCCAAGAAATACTAATGATGAAACAGAAGGTTCtaagaaaaaacagaagaaaggaaagaaagagcaAACTCAAGAAGAAATGTATAGAATAGTGAATGTGTTGGAGAATTTTGAAGGACCCACAGTCAAAGAATGCATGAAGATTTTGAAGAGGCTTTTGACTTATGAGGATCCATTATACTATGTAGCAATTAATGCATTTTGCAAGAAGAAAGAGTACAGAGAGGTGTGGATGGAGATGGAAAGTGACGAAGAGCGAATGAGATGGATTCAA GGTATATGA